From the genome of Polyangiaceae bacterium, one region includes:
- a CDS encoding L,D-transpeptidase, with protein MASALLAAGLLAVAGASADAPGRATAAAPTHAKRLYSRGFTTWIYANPARSERRLGYVRVGESVALRADEPQRGPGCAEAYLPVAPFGWVCPDRTVSLELSGRYLKGMQLARTRPALMPFLYALSNGAPMYRRLPNQEEWVRAEQGLGVAGTFRPQSWGNRGHEKLAEAREVQARDPLPWFFDQGGAVGRAEPRGLVRRLIPHGSMLAYTRSFKHEGRTFLLSADGTAVPADRVRPFRVSTFHGTELGKGVKLPLAFFRVKDRPKYVRAADGTFQAVGTFVVRSFVQLESAEPELQGKSGYLPTRERLADGRQLWAREDDATVIRQRDALPIGVAPGEKWVLISITNGTLVAYDGLSPVYATLQSPGAGGVPVRGKDPVKMSTTPMGVYRVTFKHRAATMSPETGENRSFWIADVPYTQYFNAPFALHTAYWHENFGEPMSAGCVNLSPEDGRYLYEWTDPKVPADWNGAGPVGPLGKGTYIVITR; from the coding sequence GTGGCTTCCGCTCTCCTCGCCGCAGGCCTCCTTGCCGTGGCGGGCGCCTCCGCGGATGCGCCGGGTCGCGCGACGGCGGCAGCGCCGACTCACGCAAAGCGGCTGTACAGCCGTGGCTTCACGACGTGGATCTACGCCAACCCAGCGCGCAGCGAGCGTCGGCTGGGCTACGTGCGCGTGGGTGAGTCGGTCGCACTACGCGCAGACGAGCCTCAGCGTGGCCCGGGCTGTGCCGAAGCCTACTTGCCGGTGGCGCCCTTCGGCTGGGTGTGTCCCGATCGCACCGTCAGCCTCGAGCTTTCGGGGCGCTATCTGAAAGGCATGCAACTTGCGCGCACGCGGCCCGCGTTGATGCCCTTCCTCTACGCGCTTTCCAACGGTGCGCCGATGTATCGACGCCTGCCCAATCAGGAAGAATGGGTGCGGGCGGAGCAAGGACTTGGCGTCGCCGGTACCTTTCGGCCGCAGTCCTGGGGCAATCGCGGGCACGAGAAACTGGCCGAGGCGCGCGAGGTCCAAGCGCGCGACCCCCTGCCTTGGTTCTTCGACCAGGGGGGAGCCGTCGGTCGCGCGGAGCCCCGAGGTTTGGTTCGACGCCTGATCCCTCACGGATCCATGCTGGCCTACACCCGAAGCTTCAAGCATGAAGGTCGGACGTTCCTACTGAGTGCGGATGGCACTGCGGTGCCTGCCGACCGCGTGCGTCCCTTTCGCGTGAGCACCTTCCACGGGACCGAACTCGGCAAGGGCGTGAAGCTTCCGCTGGCATTCTTTCGCGTGAAGGACCGCCCCAAGTACGTGCGAGCAGCCGATGGCACCTTCCAAGCGGTAGGAACCTTCGTGGTGCGTTCCTTCGTGCAGCTGGAGTCCGCCGAGCCCGAACTGCAGGGCAAGTCCGGTTACTTGCCGACGCGGGAACGCTTGGCGGACGGTCGCCAGCTCTGGGCGCGAGAGGACGATGCGACCGTGATCCGACAACGCGACGCGCTTCCTATCGGCGTGGCCCCGGGTGAGAAGTGGGTCCTCATCAGCATCACCAACGGAACCTTGGTGGCCTACGATGGCTTGTCGCCGGTGTACGCGACCTTGCAGTCGCCGGGGGCCGGTGGTGTTCCCGTCAGGGGCAAGGACCCAGTGAAGATGAGCACCACGCCCATGGGGGTCTACCGCGTCACCTTCAAACATCGCGCCGCTACCATGAGTCCGGAAACCGGTGAGAATCGCAGTTTTTGGATCGCGGATGTGCCTTACACGCAGTACTTCAATGCGCCCTTCGCCCTGCACACGGCCTACTGGCACGAGAACTTCGGGGAACCCATGAGTGCCGGTTGCGTGAACCTCTCACCCGAAGATGGGCGCTACTTGTACGAGTGGACGGATCCAAAAGTTCCCGCTGACTGGAACGGTGCGGGGCCGGTGGGACCGCTGGGCAAGGGCACCTACATCGTCATCACTCGTTGA
- a CDS encoding DUF6081 family protein: MRQLHFPALFTGLFLALTTTADPAAAKKPSDIYYETIDDFKDGFSEVGTHGANATWAYFAFGPAFTGNDGFVSTGPHGLRVVPTGMNSVTGLPAFLNTVAQEPISGLPGGVDHVKWLAYTNHFADTGFPGYDAKPGRVVACESIVSGRTFGTEYHPFGGAVDNANDDLRLAAFAMNTIDVETFMVYDFFITNETVYAFYERLPFGRGPALGNYAAFSYAVPVANYHPYKKTLLKIAYDKSAGKVYWFVNGHKVMQVDNIGMRLPSREFMTIDHGGVETPVSPNQINCGMGMFTLLDAHLPSGQGLVRLSNAPNFYFNPEVGEPVGETYIDDDSLESSRLFGQGAELRVKRYWISSLPSWLY; encoded by the coding sequence ATGCGACAGTTGCATTTCCCTGCGCTATTTACCGGTTTGTTCCTCGCACTCACGACTACGGCGGACCCTGCGGCGGCCAAGAAGCCGTCGGACATCTACTACGAGACGATCGACGATTTCAAAGATGGCTTTAGTGAAGTCGGCACTCACGGTGCAAACGCCACCTGGGCCTACTTCGCCTTCGGCCCCGCCTTCACTGGCAACGACGGATTCGTGAGCACTGGCCCCCACGGGCTACGAGTCGTCCCGACGGGCATGAACTCGGTGACGGGCCTGCCGGCCTTCCTCAATACCGTGGCTCAGGAGCCGATCAGCGGCCTGCCTGGCGGTGTGGACCATGTCAAATGGCTGGCCTACACCAATCACTTCGCAGACACGGGATTCCCGGGATACGACGCGAAACCAGGCCGCGTCGTCGCTTGCGAGTCCATCGTGAGCGGTCGCACCTTCGGCACCGAGTATCATCCCTTCGGCGGTGCGGTCGACAATGCCAACGACGACCTGCGTCTCGCCGCGTTCGCGATGAACACCATCGATGTCGAGACTTTCATGGTCTACGACTTCTTCATCACCAACGAGACCGTATACGCGTTCTACGAGCGTTTGCCCTTTGGGCGCGGCCCCGCGCTCGGCAACTACGCGGCGTTTTCTTACGCGGTCCCAGTCGCGAACTACCATCCCTACAAGAAGACGCTGCTGAAGATCGCCTACGACAAGTCGGCGGGCAAGGTGTACTGGTTCGTCAACGGCCACAAGGTGATGCAGGTCGACAACATCGGCATGCGTCTGCCGAGCCGCGAGTTCATGACCATCGATCACGGCGGTGTGGAAACGCCCGTGTCGCCCAACCAGATCAACTGCGGAATGGGTATGTTCACCCTGCTTGACGCTCACTTGCCCTCGGGGCAGGGGCTCGTGCGGCTCTCGAACGCGCCGAATTTCTACTTCAACCCCGAAGTCGGCGAGCCCGTTGGTGAGACGTACATCGACGACGACAGCTTGGAGAGCAGCCGCCTCTTTGGTCAAGGTGCTGAACTGCGAGTGAAGCGCTACTGGATTAGCAGTTTGCCTTCCTGGCTGTACTGA
- a CDS encoding glutathione S-transferase family protein: protein MTAVKAYISSVSPTCKRVFAALHYKDIPHERIEIDISKKHHERPTEFQRISPHGKVPAIEHDGTVVYESTVINEYFEEVFPQRPMLPKEVGRRAYARDWIKYSDSQLQDLDASMVHGVREKDGKIKVCRQILSNLAVLDRELEGKQHYFLGEELSLVDAALAPTLRLVPLWSRLIGDEATWKQYKHVQAYLDRLAEHPSIAAAVNDTPMDVYEGFFGAVLVQGMTFP from the coding sequence ATGACAGCAGTAAAGGCCTATATTTCGTCGGTTTCCCCCACCTGCAAGCGCGTGTTCGCCGCGCTGCACTACAAGGACATTCCCCACGAGCGGATTGAGATCGACATTTCCAAGAAGCACCACGAGCGCCCGACGGAGTTTCAGCGCATCTCGCCCCATGGCAAGGTGCCGGCCATCGAGCACGACGGCACCGTGGTCTACGAGTCCACGGTGATCAACGAGTACTTCGAGGAAGTATTTCCGCAGCGGCCCATGCTACCGAAGGAGGTAGGTCGCCGTGCGTATGCCCGAGACTGGATCAAATACTCGGACTCGCAGTTGCAGGATCTCGACGCTTCCATGGTGCACGGCGTTCGCGAGAAGGACGGCAAAATCAAGGTCTGTCGCCAGATCCTCAGCAACTTGGCCGTGCTCGATCGAGAACTCGAGGGTAAGCAGCACTACTTCCTGGGCGAGGAGCTTTCCTTGGTGGATGCCGCTTTGGCACCCACGCTCCGACTCGTGCCGCTGTGGTCGAGGCTGATCGGGGACGAGGCGACCTGGAAGCAGTACAAGCACGTCCAGGCTTATTTGGATCGCTTGGCCGAGCACCCCAGCATCGCTGCCGCCGTGAACGACACGCCCATGGACGTCTACGAAGGCTTCTTCGGCGCCGTGTTGGTCCAGGGCATGACTTTTCCCTGA
- a CDS encoding glutathione S-transferase family protein, protein MKLYHNPLSPNARRALATAKHLGLSIEEHVVDFMKGEHKEPSYLALNPNGMVPTLQDGDFVLTESRVIAQYLASKKPDAGLLPADDRSRFDVQRWSTWDAAHFSPPIASITFEKLLKPMLGAGQTDEAAVSAALTRFERFAPILDAHLGKAGGWLVGGNLTVADFIVGATLTYATPIGLPLDEHKQIKSWLGRLGELAAWRDTVPQVG, encoded by the coding sequence ATGAAGCTCTATCACAACCCGCTTTCCCCCAACGCCCGCCGCGCCCTCGCCACGGCCAAGCATCTTGGCCTGTCGATCGAGGAGCACGTCGTCGATTTCATGAAGGGAGAACACAAAGAGCCCAGCTACCTGGCGCTGAACCCAAACGGCATGGTGCCTACCCTGCAAGACGGTGACTTCGTGCTCACCGAGTCGCGGGTCATCGCCCAATACCTCGCGTCCAAGAAGCCCGACGCCGGACTGCTGCCTGCAGACGACCGCTCTCGCTTCGACGTTCAGCGCTGGAGTACCTGGGATGCGGCGCACTTCTCACCGCCGATCGCCTCGATCACTTTCGAGAAGCTGCTCAAGCCCATGCTGGGCGCGGGGCAAACCGATGAAGCTGCCGTGAGCGCGGCGCTGACGCGCTTCGAACGCTTTGCTCCGATCCTCGATGCCCACCTCGGCAAGGCAGGCGGCTGGCTCGTCGGCGGCAATCTGACCGTCGCAGACTTCATCGTCGGAGCGACCTTGACCTACGCCACTCCCATCGGGCTTCCCCTCGACGAGCACAAGCAGATCAAGAGCTGGCTCGGCCGCCTCGGCGAGCTGGCCGCTTGGCGCGACACAGTCCCACAGGTGGGTTGA
- a CDS encoding amidohydrolase family protein, whose protein sequence is MSGTRSPLPCLASIAASGDGSDLPRLPTGPGFLAQPLPALDDREGSRIPAGLPPVVDAHVHVFPHRLSQAIWRWFDQYGWPIRYRLGAPEVVEYLLERGVERVVALTYAHKPGIARSLNDFVVELCRAEPRVLGCATVFPGESGAIEILGDAFAAGLVGVKLHCHVQGMSVTDDCFGPIYECCVRHDRPAVIHAGREPKSPGYKTDPHALCSVDRVDQVLREHPRLRLVVPHLGADEFDGYARLLERHAGLWLDTTMAVAGYFPTQVPWELLDAFPGRILYGSDFPNLPFAWDRELTRIVERRLSADSLQALLGATALRLFGGSMPPCVSAAARSAAD, encoded by the coding sequence GTGAGCGGCACGCGATCACCGCTTCCGTGTCTGGCCAGCATCGCTGCGTCTGGAGACGGCAGCGACCTGCCCCGATTGCCAACCGGCCCCGGTTTCCTCGCGCAGCCCCTGCCTGCCCTCGACGACCGTGAGGGCTCCAGGATCCCTGCGGGGTTGCCCCCAGTGGTGGACGCGCACGTACACGTCTTTCCGCACCGTCTGTCCCAGGCCATTTGGCGCTGGTTCGACCAATACGGTTGGCCCATTCGCTATCGCCTAGGAGCACCCGAAGTCGTCGAGTATCTGCTCGAGCGCGGGGTCGAGCGCGTAGTGGCCTTGACCTATGCACACAAGCCGGGAATCGCTCGTAGCTTGAATGACTTCGTCGTCGAGCTCTGCCGCGCCGAGCCCCGAGTGCTCGGCTGCGCCACCGTCTTTCCCGGTGAGAGCGGCGCCATCGAGATCCTGGGCGATGCGTTTGCCGCAGGCCTGGTCGGGGTCAAGCTCCATTGCCACGTTCAGGGCATGAGCGTCACCGACGACTGCTTTGGTCCGATCTACGAGTGTTGCGTCAGACACGATCGCCCCGCGGTCATCCACGCCGGTCGTGAGCCGAAGAGCCCGGGCTATAAGACGGACCCGCACGCGCTGTGCTCCGTTGATCGCGTCGACCAGGTGCTGCGTGAGCATCCGCGGTTACGGCTGGTGGTGCCACATCTGGGAGCAGACGAGTTCGATGGCTACGCGCGCCTGCTGGAGCGACACGCGGGGCTGTGGCTCGACACCACCATGGCGGTCGCTGGCTACTTCCCCACGCAAGTGCCTTGGGAACTCCTCGACGCGTTCCCGGGTCGCATCCTGTACGGCTCGGACTTTCCCAACTTGCCCTTCGCCTGGGACCGCGAGCTGACGCGCATCGTCGAGCGTCGGCTCTCCGCCGACAGTCTCCAGGCACTCCTTGGAGCAACCGCACTGCGGCTGTTCGGAGGGTCGATGCCCCCGTGCGTCTCAGCGGCCGCTCGGAGCGCTGCGGACTGA
- a CDS encoding amidase family protein: MSVLMEHDLTGLAELVRSKQISALELIDEAIARVDVENPRINAVVTPMFEMARAAAKQPSPGPLSGVPYLVKDILAQVEGVRYTAGSRLLSDNVSHADSELVARLRRAGLIFVGKTNTPEFGFLPTTEPVLFGATKNPWALDRTCGGSSGGSAAAVAAGIVPAAHANDGGGSIRIPASCCGLFGLKPTRGRITLGPDLGDIMGGLVCEHAVTRSVRDSALLLDLTQGPAPGDPYFAPPPARPYLQEVGTDPGRLRVAVVTKAVNGVDVHPDCLLAVAEAKQLCADLGHEIQETELPISGDLFTHAFTVLWTAGAALTLDGTAMMTGRTPTRDNIEPLSWALAEAGRAHNASAYLMALSLLQRLTREIARFMADWDVMLCPTLAEPPVPLGTFDSPADNPLDGLMRAAAFSPFTPLQNATGEPAMSVPLHWNAAGLPIGVQFSARYGDEATLFRLAGQLEAARPWAERRPPRAP, from the coding sequence ATGAGCGTGCTGATGGAACACGATCTGACCGGACTCGCCGAGTTGGTCAGGAGCAAGCAGATCTCTGCACTCGAACTGATCGACGAGGCCATCGCTCGCGTCGATGTCGAGAATCCCCGCATCAATGCGGTCGTGACCCCCATGTTCGAGATGGCGCGCGCCGCGGCGAAGCAACCGAGCCCGGGACCCCTCAGTGGCGTTCCCTACTTGGTCAAGGACATCCTGGCGCAGGTCGAGGGGGTTCGGTACACGGCAGGATCACGCCTGCTGTCGGACAACGTTTCCCACGCAGACTCCGAGCTCGTGGCGCGGCTGCGCCGCGCGGGACTGATCTTCGTTGGCAAGACCAACACGCCAGAGTTCGGCTTCTTGCCGACCACCGAGCCCGTGCTCTTCGGCGCCACCAAGAACCCGTGGGCACTCGATCGAACCTGCGGTGGCTCGAGCGGCGGCAGTGCGGCGGCAGTGGCCGCGGGCATCGTCCCTGCTGCTCACGCCAATGATGGCGGCGGCTCGATCCGCATTCCGGCCTCTTGCTGCGGCCTCTTCGGCCTCAAGCCGACCCGCGGACGCATCACTTTGGGTCCCGACCTAGGCGATATCATGGGCGGGTTGGTGTGTGAGCACGCGGTCACGCGGAGCGTCCGCGATAGCGCGCTGCTGCTCGATCTCACCCAGGGTCCTGCTCCAGGGGATCCCTACTTCGCTCCGCCTCCCGCTCGCCCCTATCTGCAAGAAGTCGGCACCGATCCCGGGCGCCTGCGGGTGGCAGTGGTGACCAAGGCCGTCAACGGCGTCGACGTTCATCCGGACTGTCTACTCGCCGTGGCAGAGGCGAAACAGCTGTGTGCGGATCTGGGACACGAGATCCAAGAGACGGAGCTGCCCATCTCAGGCGATCTGTTCACTCACGCCTTCACGGTGTTGTGGACCGCTGGGGCCGCCCTGACGCTTGACGGAACGGCCATGATGACCGGCAGGACACCGACTCGCGACAACATCGAACCCCTGAGCTGGGCCCTGGCCGAGGCTGGACGCGCACACAACGCGTCTGCATACCTCATGGCGCTGTCCTTGCTGCAGCGGCTCACACGAGAGATCGCTCGCTTCATGGCAGATTGGGACGTCATGCTCTGCCCGACGCTCGCCGAACCTCCCGTGCCGCTGGGCACCTTCGACAGCCCCGCCGACAACCCCCTCGACGGACTGATGCGTGCCGCTGCGTTTTCTCCTTTCACGCCACTACAGAACGCAACGGGAGAGCCGGCGATGAGCGTGCCACTGCATTGGAACGCCGCAGGACTGCCCATCGGCGTGCAATTCTCCGCGCGCTACGGGGACGAAGCCACGCTGTTTCGCCTCGCGGGGCAGCTCGAAGCCGCGCGGCCCTGGGCCGAGCGACGCCCCCCGCGTGCGCCGTGA
- a CDS encoding HAMP domain-containing sensor histidine kinase translates to MTMLARRLPWRVVGWQLLFALSSVLAMALIPRLMLLEGASANQAVRGLLAAVGLGTVVSTAHTYWLLRRHGRLLAELGREGSQPSGDQLRELSEDAFRVTIGFFLPPGLLLVGFATVLRPPALDPTTALSVGLLGLVFMAATSLPLHVVLRGAFHRAVERAPPEILSRQVAALEDSRLLQRRTAGRLLLAVALPVAFVTLAAALIVNSHSRRAERRFREQTTATLVQAVFDLSHTTAGMADAEAIAAKHGFHLRAVDAQAPPTAAERQAHAVFVPTHYAPGGVWIHTEPSPGAVLSGASIAMVLLALMLALALGGLYARAVSRDLALATRGIRLLGRSERDEETPLPPGRFREIRNLGLSIRQLADRFHVFARAQERAIAARERAARMRDMFFASVSHDLKSPLNAILGFTEVVRQTDDPNEDQLESLEVIDRSGRELLALIETILDAARVEAGQLELVVEDVAVHDLLGDAITKGYDLGGGRPVEIVPEFQEGVPDVRVDRTRMSRALATLIGHAIRSAERDYARMRVLPSRTGGVRIDLEVTGTRVRADELDALLHSQRSPGRSEHRGLALGLGLARAVIRVHGGSVVVADRGDKGSVLTVRLPATSDPTSARAASEPDQDSDA, encoded by the coding sequence ATGACCATGCTGGCGCGTCGATTGCCCTGGCGGGTAGTGGGATGGCAGCTCCTGTTTGCCTTGAGCAGCGTCTTGGCCATGGCGCTCATTCCTCGTTTGATGCTGCTCGAGGGAGCAAGCGCGAACCAGGCCGTGCGGGGCCTGCTCGCTGCCGTTGGGCTTGGCACCGTCGTGAGCACGGCGCACACCTATTGGCTGCTGCGGCGCCACGGTCGCCTGCTCGCCGAGCTCGGGCGGGAAGGTAGCCAGCCCTCCGGCGATCAGCTGCGTGAACTCTCCGAAGACGCGTTTCGGGTGACGATCGGCTTCTTCCTTCCGCCAGGCTTGCTGCTCGTGGGTTTCGCCACGGTGCTGCGGCCACCAGCGTTGGACCCGACGACGGCGCTGTCGGTGGGACTGCTCGGCCTGGTGTTCATGGCGGCAACCTCATTGCCGCTACATGTGGTGCTGCGGGGTGCCTTTCATCGTGCCGTGGAGCGGGCACCGCCGGAAATCTTGAGTCGTCAGGTTGCGGCGCTGGAAGACAGCCGTCTATTGCAGCGCCGAACCGCGGGACGACTGTTGCTTGCGGTCGCGCTCCCGGTCGCTTTCGTCACGCTCGCCGCTGCCCTGATCGTCAACTCCCACTCTCGACGGGCGGAGCGTCGCTTTAGGGAGCAGACCACTGCCACGCTGGTGCAGGCGGTGTTCGACCTCTCGCACACCACGGCGGGCATGGCAGACGCCGAGGCGATCGCCGCCAAACATGGATTTCATCTGCGCGCCGTGGACGCGCAAGCGCCGCCCACCGCCGCGGAGCGCCAGGCACATGCGGTGTTCGTCCCGACGCACTACGCGCCCGGCGGCGTCTGGATCCACACGGAGCCTTCCCCGGGCGCAGTGCTGTCGGGCGCTTCTATCGCCATGGTGCTGCTCGCGCTGATGCTGGCTCTCGCCCTCGGCGGACTATATGCACGGGCCGTCAGCCGCGACCTCGCCCTGGCCACACGCGGAATTCGTCTGTTGGGCCGCAGTGAGCGGGACGAGGAGACGCCGCTGCCGCCGGGGCGCTTCCGAGAGATTCGCAACCTGGGACTGAGCATCCGCCAGCTCGCGGACCGCTTCCACGTGTTTGCCAGGGCACAAGAACGCGCCATCGCGGCAAGAGAGCGTGCTGCGCGCATGCGAGACATGTTCTTCGCCAGTGTGAGCCACGACTTGAAGAGCCCACTGAATGCCATTCTGGGCTTCACCGAGGTCGTGCGCCAAACCGATGACCCCAACGAAGATCAACTGGAGAGTCTCGAAGTCATCGATCGGTCCGGACGCGAGCTGCTGGCTTTGATCGAGACCATTCTCGACGCCGCGCGTGTCGAGGCGGGGCAGCTCGAACTCGTGGTGGAGGACGTCGCGGTACACGACTTGCTGGGCGACGCCATCACCAAGGGCTACGACTTGGGGGGAGGCCGGCCCGTGGAGATCGTTCCCGAGTTCCAGGAAGGCGTTCCCGACGTCAGAGTGGACCGCACACGCATGTCTCGGGCGCTGGCTACCTTGATCGGCCACGCCATACGCAGCGCGGAACGGGACTACGCGCGCATGCGCGTCTTGCCCAGCCGCACAGGCGGCGTTCGCATCGACTTGGAGGTCACGGGGACGCGCGTGCGCGCCGACGAGCTGGACGCCCTCCTCCACTCTCAACGGAGTCCCGGACGCAGCGAACACCGTGGCCTCGCCCTTGGCCTGGGGCTGGCGCGGGCCGTCATCCGCGTCCACGGCGGCAGCGTCGTGGTCGCCGACCGGGGCGACAAAGGCAGTGTGCTCACCGTGCGGCTGCCTGCCACGAGCGACCCGACTTCGGCGCGAGCAGCGTCGGAACCGGACCAGGACTCGGACGCGTAG
- a CDS encoding HAMP domain-containing sensor histidine kinase, whose product MAAASAPPRARAASFIAPAPLIVVFVGIVAAAAVAALGLAELKQSHQGQLGLRAEVVSQALAARLAAVPVAQRPALVAPATRVNDAWIWLQDASGHAIEGRSPLTLQQGRNLPQGAARVVLVDGVAHAVAAATVDATTTVGVALPVPASPPAAQSLVASVTALVVFLVGMAALVALAVVRDVRADVEFLRRRVSDMSRAGSGPTGEPIVVRSVDQVGALTSAFNALVDRFVAADRSYRDDLQFALDSDRQRAAFLAALSHELRTPLNAILGFTDVLLAEVDGPLSEDAKENLLVVRNSGHHLRALIDDILDLSALESGELELTPREVDIYPIAQEVVRELQITAKAKGVRLALDGEPATAWADPKRVRQILSNVLSNAIKFTNEGSVSLDVLAEPAWARLTVTDTGPGIATEHQSAIFDEYTQVGDKRTRGFGTGLGLAITRRLVQMHHGSIELESSVGVGSSFAIFLPRRPLDEDEEPAA is encoded by the coding sequence GTGGCGGCCGCCTCCGCCCCACCCCGTGCGCGCGCCGCGAGTTTCATCGCGCCAGCTCCTTTGATCGTGGTGTTCGTGGGCATCGTCGCAGCGGCTGCCGTGGCGGCGCTCGGACTCGCCGAGCTGAAGCAGAGTCACCAAGGACAGCTCGGGCTCCGCGCGGAAGTCGTGAGCCAAGCCTTGGCCGCAAGACTTGCTGCGGTGCCCGTGGCGCAGCGTCCGGCGCTGGTGGCCCCCGCGACCCGGGTGAACGACGCGTGGATCTGGCTGCAGGACGCCAGTGGGCACGCGATCGAGGGGCGAAGCCCGTTGACCCTTCAGCAGGGTCGCAACCTGCCGCAAGGGGCAGCTCGAGTCGTGTTGGTGGATGGCGTCGCCCACGCCGTCGCTGCAGCGACGGTCGACGCCACGACGACGGTCGGCGTCGCCTTGCCGGTGCCCGCATCGCCGCCCGCAGCGCAGTCCTTGGTGGCCAGCGTGACCGCCTTGGTGGTGTTCCTGGTGGGCATGGCCGCGCTGGTGGCGTTGGCAGTGGTCCGCGACGTCCGCGCGGATGTCGAGTTCCTGCGCAGGCGTGTCTCGGACATGTCACGCGCGGGCAGCGGACCGACGGGCGAACCCATCGTCGTGCGCTCCGTCGACCAGGTGGGCGCCCTCACCAGCGCGTTCAACGCCTTGGTGGATCGCTTCGTCGCCGCGGACCGGAGCTATCGCGACGACCTGCAGTTTGCCCTCGATTCGGATCGACAGCGCGCCGCCTTCTTGGCCGCACTCAGCCACGAACTGCGCACGCCGCTCAACGCGATCCTGGGCTTCACCGACGTCCTCTTGGCAGAGGTGGACGGCCCCTTGTCCGAGGACGCCAAAGAGAACCTCCTGGTCGTGCGCAACAGCGGTCACCATCTACGAGCACTGATCGACGACATCCTGGATTTGTCAGCGCTGGAGTCGGGCGAGCTCGAACTCACGCCGCGCGAGGTCGACATCTATCCCATCGCCCAAGAAGTGGTGCGAGAGCTGCAGATCACTGCCAAAGCCAAAGGGGTTCGCTTGGCGCTCGATGGCGAGCCCGCTACGGCGTGGGCGGATCCCAAGCGCGTGAGGCAGATCTTGAGCAACGTGCTCAGCAACGCCATCAAGTTCACCAACGAGGGCAGCGTGAGTCTGGACGTGCTGGCAGAGCCCGCCTGGGCCCGTTTGACGGTGACGGACACGGGCCCCGGTATCGCCACCGAGCACCAAAGCGCCATCTTCGACGAGTACACCCAGGTTGGCGACAAGCGCACGCGAGGGTTCGGCACCGGGCTGGGCTTGGCCATCACGCGGCGGCTCGTGCAGATGCACCACGGCAGCATCGAACTGGAGAGCTCCGTCGGTGTCGGCAGCTCCTTCGCGATCTTCCTGCCGCGACGACCCCTGGACGAAGACGAGGAGCCAGCGGCATGA
- a CDS encoding GNAT family N-acetyltransferase: protein MLLPIEPVDGPELWEAVDGSRWHLERWLPWVPFNNTPEASLRYAEACVADWDTGRAVRFAIRDRQTRQLHGVVGLDSCIHLHRSCELGYWLRREATGRGLMTEASRACMEFAFKRMGIHRMRCAAATDNHASLRVIARLDFRFEGIARQAEYVGSRWLDHAVFSRLASD from the coding sequence ATGCTGCTTCCCATCGAGCCCGTAGACGGTCCGGAGCTGTGGGAAGCCGTCGACGGCTCGCGCTGGCACTTGGAGCGCTGGCTGCCGTGGGTCCCCTTCAACAACACACCCGAAGCCAGCTTGCGCTATGCAGAAGCGTGCGTCGCGGACTGGGACACCGGACGTGCGGTTCGGTTTGCCATTCGCGACCGCCAGACCCGCCAGCTTCATGGTGTAGTGGGCTTGGATTCCTGCATTCATCTGCACCGCTCTTGCGAGCTCGGCTATTGGCTTCGTCGCGAAGCGACGGGTCGCGGGTTGATGACCGAGGCCTCTCGGGCCTGCATGGAGTTCGCCTTCAAGCGCATGGGCATCCATCGCATGCGCTGCGCGGCGGCGACGGACAACCACGCCAGCCTACGCGTGATTGCTCGACTCGACTTTCGCTTCGAGGGGATTGCGCGGCAAGCCGAGTACGTCGGGTCCCGCTGGTTGGACCACGCCGTATTTTCGCGGCTAGCCTCGGATTGA